From the Brevibacillus choshinensis genome, one window contains:
- a CDS encoding ABC transporter substrate-binding protein — MRLFRVLLVSLLCLTAGCSQSVSTKPQPEQSASVPTAGGTITLAMTEEPDTLDVQASSMLVTEFIGGYLGGALLFEDEKTMQINPSLATSYTVSEDGKTWTFTLRSDVRFHDGTPLTSNSFKETFERAQSKEFAQQSTGSSLSSIESITVPDDQTLVLHMKQPSAPLLSDLASPGWAQPLSLQAIEKAGKQYGRSPVGVGAWKFESWKPGESISMVRNPDFHWADASAQNQGPVKPDKLEIRFIKNSQTMLAALDSGSLDVATNVQAKDAKKYRSNEKFTVHEQLKSGLGLFIGLNLQKEIFQDIGVRKALNMAVNKEAIVQASLQGEGVQAFGPLGEAMFGYDPSIKDYAYSYQPEEAGKLLEETGWKLNPQGLRERNGTPLRVHLLSMERFSQSAQLVQGMLKDVGIEVVIDTLEPAAMIQTALSGDYDMTVMGYGATDPDVLFQYLHSSQRQGGSNFSDIADEQIDKLLEKGRVTVNTDERKQIYVDLQKRMVEQAYWVPIFTEKKFTVINNRVHEVRLHPLGYPVFQDSWVEL; from the coding sequence ATGCGTCTTTTCCGAGTATTGCTTGTCTCGCTTCTCTGTTTGACAGCAGGATGCAGTCAATCTGTCAGTACCAAACCCCAACCAGAGCAGTCCGCATCAGTCCCGACAGCGGGAGGAACGATTACCCTTGCGATGACAGAAGAACCGGATACGCTGGATGTTCAGGCCAGCTCTATGCTTGTGACTGAATTTATAGGAGGCTATCTGGGTGGTGCCTTGCTTTTCGAAGATGAGAAAACCATGCAAATCAACCCGTCTCTTGCAACATCATACACCGTCTCAGAGGATGGAAAGACTTGGACGTTTACTTTGCGTTCGGATGTCCGCTTTCATGACGGAACACCGTTGACCTCCAATAGCTTTAAAGAGACATTCGAACGAGCTCAGTCGAAAGAATTTGCCCAACAAAGTACGGGATCATCCCTGTCCTCGATTGAATCGATCACGGTACCAGATGATCAAACGCTCGTGCTTCATATGAAACAACCGTCTGCTCCGCTCCTTTCCGATCTCGCCAGCCCCGGTTGGGCGCAGCCGTTGTCTTTGCAGGCAATCGAAAAGGCGGGAAAGCAATACGGGCGAAGTCCCGTTGGTGTAGGGGCCTGGAAATTCGAAAGCTGGAAACCAGGGGAATCGATCTCGATGGTACGCAATCCTGATTTTCATTGGGCGGACGCGTCTGCACAGAATCAGGGTCCGGTTAAACCAGACAAGCTTGAGATTCGCTTCATTAAAAACAGCCAGACGATGCTCGCGGCATTGGATAGCGGTTCTCTCGATGTGGCCACCAATGTGCAAGCAAAGGATGCCAAAAAATATCGATCCAACGAAAAATTCACGGTACATGAGCAGTTGAAAAGCGGTCTTGGCTTATTTATCGGATTGAATTTGCAAAAAGAAATCTTCCAGGATATTGGCGTACGCAAGGCACTTAATATGGCTGTAAACAAAGAAGCGATTGTGCAAGCCTCCCTGCAGGGGGAAGGCGTACAAGCCTTTGGACCGTTGGGCGAAGCGATGTTTGGCTATGATCCTTCAATAAAAGATTACGCTTATTCCTATCAGCCCGAGGAAGCTGGCAAGCTGTTAGAGGAGACTGGCTGGAAGCTGAATCCTCAAGGCTTGCGAGAGCGTAATGGCACACCGCTGCGCGTACATTTGTTGAGCATGGAACGTTTTTCTCAGAGCGCACAGTTGGTTCAAGGCATGCTGAAGGATGTCGGTATCGAGGTGGTTATTGATACGCTGGAACCGGCAGCGATGATCCAGACGGCTTTGTCCGGTGATTATGACATGACCGTCATGGGGTATGGTGCTACCGATCCGGACGTCTTGTTCCAGTATTTACATTCCAGTCAACGCCAGGGAGGCTCCAACTTCTCCGATATAGCTGACGAGCAGATCGACAAGCTACTCGAAAAAGGCCGTGTTACCGTGAACACAGACGAGCGAAAGCAAATTTACGTGGATCTGCAAAAACGGATGGTAGAGCAGGCGTATTGGGTTCCGATTTTTACGGAAAAAAAGTTTACCGTTATCAATAACAGGGTCCATGAGGTAAGGCTTCATCCACTGGGCTACCCCGTCTTTCAGGATAGCTGGGTAGAACTGTAA
- a CDS encoding ABC transporter ATP-binding protein, whose protein sequence is MNPALLEVKNLQKRFPIKKGLFKEASYVHAVNGINLSIYEGETLGIVGESGCGKSTLGRCILRLVEPSGGEIIFQGEPLHQFGKKEMKAVRRNMQMVFQNPFDTLNPKLTIKQILTEPLVAHRVPHQERERLIEETIEIVGLSKRYLLRYPHEFSGGQRQRIGIARALMLRPKLIIADEPVSALDVSIQAQILNLLQDLQEQFSLTYVFISHDLSVVEHIADRVAVMYLGEIVELATKEALFEKALHPYSQALLSAVPQTDPDDNKERIILKGDLPSASNPPTGCKFHPRCQACMEICKTEVPMHREVDGRLVACHLYE, encoded by the coding sequence ATGAATCCGGCACTGTTGGAAGTGAAAAATCTGCAAAAACGCTTTCCGATAAAAAAAGGCTTGTTCAAAGAAGCTAGCTATGTCCATGCAGTAAATGGAATTAATTTGAGCATCTATGAAGGCGAAACGCTTGGGATCGTAGGGGAATCCGGCTGTGGGAAATCAACACTAGGACGCTGCATCCTGCGATTGGTGGAACCGTCGGGCGGGGAGATCATTTTTCAGGGAGAACCATTGCACCAATTTGGAAAAAAGGAAATGAAAGCCGTAAGACGCAACATGCAGATGGTTTTCCAAAACCCTTTCGATACGTTGAATCCGAAACTAACGATCAAACAAATCCTGACAGAGCCATTGGTTGCCCATCGTGTACCTCACCAAGAGCGGGAACGCTTGATCGAGGAGACGATTGAAATCGTGGGCTTGAGCAAGCGCTACCTGCTCCGCTATCCGCATGAGTTTTCCGGCGGTCAACGGCAACGTATCGGGATTGCACGGGCGTTGATGCTCCGCCCCAAGCTGATCATTGCCGATGAACCGGTTTCAGCCTTAGATGTTTCGATACAAGCCCAGATTCTTAACCTGCTTCAAGATTTGCAGGAGCAATTCTCTCTTACCTACGTGTTCATCTCGCATGATTTAAGTGTTGTTGAGCATATCGCAGATAGAGTAGCCGTCATGTATCTGGGTGAGATCGTCGAGCTTGCGACAAAGGAAGCGTTGTTTGAAAAGGCGCTGCACCCCTATTCACAAGCGCTTCTGTCAGCCGTACCACAAACAGATCCCGACGACAACAAGGAACGAATTATCTTGAAAGGTGATTTGCCATCGGCATCCAATCCCCCAACCGGCTGCAAGTTCCATCCTCGCTGTCAAGCTTGCATGGAGATCTGCAAAACAGAGGTCCCTATGCATCGAGAGGTAGATGGCAGGTTGGTTGCGTGCCATCTCTATGAGTGA
- a CDS encoding dipeptidase, translating to MSLIIDGHFDLLMDVAIQREQGKKKVIETHYLPDFQAGGIGAVICAIFVDSSFLPEMGLRKALQQISSLHAEAAESPDKIMVCKSVDDLLTAQSTGKQGFVLSLEGAEPLYNDLSMLRIFYELGVRFLGLTWSRRNFVGDGSHFSSVREGRPGGITDFGVQLIEAAEEMGIIIDVSHINDEGFWDVMSFVKKPVIASHSNCRALASSMRNLTDEQIKAIAGTGGVVGMNAVSFFVSETDEEADVEHLVDHIDHIVKLAGVEHVGLGLDITDEFMKYVSPDSIASMPRKPFDIVKRHSSVPQIIHVLEKRGYTDRAIELIMGHNFLHLYREVWR from the coding sequence ATGTCACTTATTATCGATGGTCATTTTGATCTTTTGATGGATGTCGCCATTCAACGGGAACAAGGCAAAAAAAAGGTAATTGAAACCCATTATCTACCTGACTTTCAAGCAGGCGGGATTGGGGCGGTCATTTGCGCGATCTTTGTTGACAGTAGTTTTTTGCCGGAAATGGGTTTGCGAAAAGCTCTGCAGCAAATCAGCTCGTTGCATGCAGAGGCAGCCGAATCACCTGACAAAATCATGGTGTGCAAAAGCGTCGATGATTTGCTCACGGCGCAAAGCACGGGCAAGCAAGGCTTCGTACTGTCCTTAGAGGGTGCCGAACCACTTTATAACGACTTGAGCATGCTGCGTATTTTTTATGAGCTGGGCGTACGGTTTCTGGGGCTGACGTGGAGTCGTCGAAATTTCGTGGGAGATGGGAGTCATTTCAGCTCCGTGCGGGAAGGTAGACCGGGCGGAATTACAGATTTTGGTGTTCAATTGATCGAAGCAGCAGAAGAGATGGGGATCATCATCGATGTCAGTCATATCAACGATGAAGGTTTTTGGGATGTGATGTCGTTTGTCAAAAAGCCGGTTATCGCTTCTCATTCGAACTGTCGGGCATTGGCATCCTCCATGCGGAATCTCACAGACGAGCAAATTAAAGCGATCGCAGGCACAGGCGGCGTCGTTGGCATGAATGCGGTCAGTTTCTTTGTTTCCGAAACAGACGAAGAAGCGGACGTAGAACATCTGGTCGATCATATTGACCATATCGTGAAGCTCGCAGGCGTGGAGCATGTGGGGCTGGGGCTGGACATTACCGATGAATTCATGAAATATGTTTCGCCGGATAGTATTGCATCGATGCCACGCAAGCCATTCGATATTGTGAAGCGGCATTCCAGTGTTCCCCAGATCATCCATGTCCTCGAAAAAAGAGGCTATACAGACAGGGCAATCGAGCTGATCATGGGGCATAATTTCCTCCATTTGTATCGAGAGGTATGGCGATAA
- a CDS encoding ABC transporter ATP-binding protein: MTNVLDVTRLTTQFTKKGTALTVVDELSLHVKKGESLGIVGESGCGKSVASLSIMQLLGQNGRIQQGSVRLNGRDLLALSQKEMQRIRGKEMAMIFQEPMTSLNPVLTIGKQMSEVLEKHEGHSKQQARQKVIELLTLVGIPRATEIFAEYPHRLSGGMRQRVMIAMAIACNPTLLIADEPTTALDVTIQAQILDLITKIRKELGMAMIMITHDLGVVAETCDRVMVMYAGQVIEEADARTLLRSPKHPYTIGLINSTPHKSKGAKRLNSIAGSVPSPDDYPPGCRFAPRCDKVMPICLTQRPELIGLDQQASCRCWLYEEKAERSAVMQ; this comes from the coding sequence TTGACAAATGTGCTGGACGTCACAAGGTTGACCACACAGTTTACAAAAAAAGGCACGGCTCTAACTGTTGTCGATGAGCTTAGTCTTCACGTGAAAAAAGGGGAGTCCCTCGGAATTGTTGGAGAGTCAGGGTGCGGAAAGAGTGTTGCATCACTCTCCATCATGCAGCTTTTGGGGCAAAATGGCAGAATTCAGCAAGGAAGTGTTCGACTGAACGGACGAGACTTGCTCGCGCTCTCCCAAAAAGAAATGCAACGAATTCGTGGGAAAGAAATGGCGATGATTTTTCAAGAGCCGATGACCTCCTTAAATCCGGTTCTCACCATTGGCAAGCAGATGAGTGAAGTGCTGGAAAAGCATGAAGGTCACAGCAAACAGCAAGCGCGCCAAAAAGTGATTGAACTGCTCACACTTGTGGGAATCCCCCGCGCGACCGAAATTTTTGCTGAGTATCCTCATCGACTCTCCGGAGGGATGAGACAGCGGGTGATGATCGCAATGGCGATTGCCTGCAACCCAACCCTGCTGATCGCAGATGAGCCGACAACAGCGCTGGATGTGACGATTCAAGCGCAAATCCTGGATCTGATCACGAAAATTCGCAAGGAGCTCGGGATGGCCATGATTATGATCACGCATGATCTGGGTGTCGTGGCCGAAACCTGTGACAGGGTAATGGTGATGTATGCAGGTCAGGTGATCGAAGAGGCCGATGCTCGTACCCTTCTACGCAGCCCAAAACATCCTTATACCATCGGGCTGATCAACTCCACTCCGCATAAGTCAAAGGGCGCAAAACGACTGAACAGCATCGCAGGGAGCGTTCCTTCGCCTGACGATTATCCACCGGGCTGTCGATTTGCTCCGCGTTGTGACAAAGTCATGCCGATCTGTTTGACGCAGCGTCCTGAGCTCATTGGGCTGGATCAGCAAGCCTCATGTCGCTGCTGGTTGTACGAGGAAAAGGCAGAACGATCGGCGGTGATGCAATGA
- the nikB gene encoding nickel ABC transporter permease: MRQYLLKRLMSGLIVLVGVSLFSFALIHLIPGDPVRIMLGEKATKERVEQLREHMGLNKPLVVQYVNYATGVLKGDLGTSLKTSRPVSMEIAQRFPATLKMALSGIVVAIVAGVIMGILAAKYKDTYVDYAIMSLATLGMSLPSFWLGLLVIMVFAVNLGWFPVAGGTGFKDLIMPAVTLGVLLSTTISRLTRSGMVEVLSNDYIRTARAKGMGEGIVLFRHAFRNVMIPVVAVVGLQMAALLGGAVIVEQVFNWPGIGTLAIEAISSRDFPMIQGIILFMGAIYVIVNICVDLLYAVLDPRIDYSTSKGGM; this comes from the coding sequence ATGAGGCAATATCTGTTAAAACGACTGATGTCCGGGTTGATCGTCTTGGTCGGAGTATCTCTTTTCTCTTTCGCCCTGATTCATCTCATTCCAGGAGATCCGGTACGTATCATGCTTGGGGAGAAGGCAACGAAAGAGCGAGTCGAGCAATTGCGCGAACATATGGGGCTGAACAAGCCCCTGGTCGTTCAATATGTGAACTATGCCACGGGCGTATTAAAGGGAGACCTGGGTACTTCCCTGAAAACGAGTCGACCTGTAAGCATGGAAATAGCCCAGCGTTTTCCAGCCACATTGAAGATGGCATTATCCGGGATCGTCGTCGCGATCGTCGCAGGGGTGATCATGGGTATTCTCGCTGCCAAGTACAAAGATACCTATGTCGATTATGCCATTATGAGTTTGGCAACTCTCGGTATGTCCCTGCCAAGCTTTTGGCTGGGCCTGCTGGTTATCATGGTGTTTGCAGTCAATCTCGGCTGGTTTCCAGTTGCCGGCGGGACAGGCTTCAAGGATTTGATCATGCCGGCAGTTACACTCGGTGTGCTGCTCTCTACTACGATCAGCCGATTGACTCGCTCCGGCATGGTTGAGGTTTTGTCCAACGACTACATCCGCACGGCCCGAGCGAAAGGAATGGGCGAAGGTATTGTGTTATTCCGTCACGCCTTCCGCAATGTCATGATTCCCGTAGTAGCTGTCGTAGGCTTGCAGATGGCTGCTTTGCTCGGTGGAGCGGTAATCGTGGAGCAAGTTTTTAACTGGCCAGGCATTGGTACATTGGCGATTGAAGCGATCAGCTCGAGAGACTTTCCCATGATCCAAGGAATCATCCTGTTCATGGGTGCGATTTATGTAATCGTCAATATCTGTGTCGATCTGCTGTATGCCGTCTTGGATCCACGCATCGACTACAGTACATCGAAAGGGGGCATGTAA
- a CDS encoding CocE/NonD family hydrolase has translation MEPIIPKGETYKLYESGIHLADLYDTDNGWLQRRRTLEKDGWTELTEISSENQGYSLPLQSIAERLGEWNTTDWDAADDVVTSWGGHYQRYFQVSAHIQGEIKTAWVWALRDEKLPIDLIVLDQQIIAFLFSGRGESTVLVKPGFEELTPLSEWNHSLLSKAEYGVTRLGRHDVTMRDGIKLATEVWLPSGMPEGNRVPTILVRTPYGRVTEHFGGSQWLRFVRRGYALVSQDTRGREDSEGEWLPCANEIEDGDDTLNWIAAQSWSDGKVGMIGGSYGGFVQWAAAASGNPHLQALVSYVTAGTPFVDLPRKGGTILSGTLAWAFAMADRKKDFEAAVRDDWDEVLAIRPLIDIPTKALGKEVQFWNEWMSHSDNDDFWARADWSLYGDKVNVPALLISGWYDDNGAGTTEAWEMCEKHERENLKLILGPWYHQANTTRSIHNVQFGNNAIRYDLDILQQRWFDRFLKGMDNAVEQGPRVQYYMVGEDEWKTSENWPPQEVVYTPYYLLSGGQAQTSRGDGVLSAQEAFANQKPDSYQFDPQDAAPFLIDMSENECSVPENYYEVELREDVLVYTTPPLEEELVIAGDIYAVLYASSSARDTDWLVRLTDVDEEGNSIRLSDGLIRARYRHSTHQPELLEPGKIECYEIKMSKIANTFKKGHCVRVSVTSGAKNLAFPNHNTGNDPATDIAFIVATQQVFHDAEYPSHVKLPVLQTRQNG, from the coding sequence ATGGAACCGATCATTCCGAAGGGTGAAACGTACAAGCTTTATGAATCCGGCATTCATCTCGCCGATTTGTACGATACGGACAATGGATGGCTTCAACGCAGGAGGACATTGGAAAAGGACGGCTGGACGGAGCTCACAGAGATTTCATCTGAAAACCAAGGGTACAGCTTACCACTGCAGTCGATCGCTGAGCGGTTGGGCGAGTGGAACACAACGGATTGGGATGCAGCCGATGATGTGGTGACGAGCTGGGGTGGACATTATCAGCGGTATTTTCAAGTGTCAGCACACATCCAAGGCGAGATAAAAACGGCGTGGGTATGGGCACTTCGAGATGAGAAGCTGCCGATCGATCTGATAGTTTTGGATCAGCAAATTATTGCTTTTTTGTTCAGTGGCAGAGGTGAAAGCACCGTTCTGGTTAAACCAGGCTTTGAAGAACTTACTCCGCTGTCTGAATGGAACCATTCGCTGCTCTCCAAGGCAGAATATGGCGTCACCCGGTTGGGGAGACACGATGTAACCATGCGCGATGGCATCAAGCTCGCTACTGAAGTGTGGCTGCCGAGTGGAATGCCAGAAGGAAATCGGGTACCGACGATCCTTGTCCGCACACCGTATGGCAGAGTCACTGAACATTTCGGGGGTTCGCAATGGCTGCGCTTTGTAAGAAGGGGCTATGCCCTGGTTTCACAGGATACGCGTGGACGTGAAGATTCAGAGGGTGAATGGCTGCCGTGCGCCAATGAGATAGAAGATGGCGATGACACGTTAAACTGGATTGCAGCTCAATCGTGGTCAGATGGAAAAGTGGGCATGATCGGTGGGTCGTATGGCGGATTTGTCCAATGGGCAGCGGCCGCATCAGGAAATCCGCATCTGCAAGCGCTTGTCAGCTATGTGACTGCCGGTACTCCTTTCGTCGATTTGCCTCGAAAAGGCGGGACGATCCTCTCCGGTACATTGGCTTGGGCATTTGCCATGGCAGACCGTAAGAAAGACTTTGAAGCAGCCGTTCGGGATGATTGGGATGAAGTGTTGGCCATTCGACCGTTGATAGATATTCCTACAAAAGCGTTGGGCAAGGAAGTCCAATTCTGGAATGAATGGATGAGTCATTCTGACAACGACGATTTCTGGGCGAGAGCGGATTGGAGCTTATACGGGGATAAAGTAAACGTACCTGCGTTACTAATCTCAGGCTGGTACGACGATAACGGGGCTGGAACCACAGAAGCATGGGAGATGTGTGAAAAGCACGAACGAGAAAACCTAAAGCTGATCTTGGGTCCTTGGTACCACCAAGCCAATACGACTCGATCCATTCACAATGTGCAATTTGGCAACAATGCGATCCGCTATGATCTGGATATCCTGCAGCAGCGCTGGTTTGACCGCTTTCTCAAAGGGATGGATAACGCAGTGGAACAAGGGCCGCGCGTCCAGTATTACATGGTGGGGGAAGACGAGTGGAAGACCAGTGAAAACTGGCCGCCGCAGGAGGTTGTATATACGCCGTATTACTTGCTGAGTGGTGGACAGGCGCAAACAAGCCGCGGGGACGGAGTGCTTTCTGCGCAAGAAGCGTTTGCGAATCAAAAACCCGACAGCTATCAGTTTGATCCGCAGGATGCCGCCCCTTTTCTCATCGATATGTCGGAAAATGAGTGCAGTGTACCTGAGAACTACTATGAGGTAGAGCTGCGAGAAGATGTCTTGGTATACACTACGCCACCGCTTGAAGAGGAGCTTGTTATCGCCGGAGACATATACGCAGTGCTCTATGCTTCCAGCTCGGCTCGGGATACCGATTGGCTGGTGCGACTAACGGATGTGGATGAGGAGGGCAACTCCATCCGGCTTTCGGATGGGCTGATCCGTGCCCGTTACCGCCATTCCACACACCAACCGGAATTGCTGGAACCAGGAAAAATAGAGTGTTACGAAATCAAAATGAGCAAAATTGCCAATACATTCAAAAAGGGACACTGTGTCCGTGTATCTGTCACATCAGGAGCTAAAAATTTAGCGTTTCCCAACCACAATACTGGCAATGATCCAGCAACTGACATTGCTTTTATCGTCGCTACGCAACAGGTATTTCATGACGCAGAGTATCCAAGCCATGTAAAGCTTCCCGTTTTGCAGACTAGACAAAACGGCTAG
- a CDS encoding S9 family peptidase, with protein MMNVKQRLVTPEDIVKFQWPSNPTISPDGKKVVYEKTVVRTKENDYETHVHLADSSGQEKRILTTSGTSNLGPAWSPDSKAIAYLSNRENGIQAWLLTLDSGEEKKLTRFRHGISSLFWSPDGDYLYGLVPVHAEKSIVETLADDKTQQELDEQIAQVNKAWAAGPKRYDQSYYKLDGVGFDKGLRRQLVAIHLATGDWKLLTNGQFDASEPVISPDGSYIAFVANRGEAPIYGGQILRVPTAGGELETLYPEADAKVPVYSPDGKWIAFLANKEHKQLYVMDATGGQARLLSGEYPFSMGDLTFTDMYFLRYPMRPQWSRDGEWIYALSTREGKNEVVRFSKEQEGASFEVVVKGNRTIFHFSYNGNDGLTIAYSSPNQPGCIAFVNSNGEEVRLDDCNEQLMSELIVAEPEEFTFSSIDDWQIQGFLLKPASFTPGEKYPILLDIHGGPHSMFCYAYFHQMQVFAAQGYAVLYINPRGSSGFGREFSEAVHGDYGGKDHQDLLNGLTEAVRRFDFLDGSRVAINGISYGGFMVNWLLTKTDQFFAAISEGCISNWISMYGTSDISPVFIEQEFAGKTDMETLWKHSPLAYVDKVRTPLLLLHSEQDLRCPIEQAEQFYIYLKRLDREVEFLRMPDASHGLLQIGKPALRIARVQAMVEFVSARLPQV; from the coding sequence ATGATGAATGTAAAGCAAAGGCTGGTTACACCAGAAGACATTGTCAAGTTCCAATGGCCGAGCAATCCAACAATTTCACCAGATGGCAAGAAGGTTGTCTATGAGAAAACAGTGGTTCGCACAAAAGAGAATGATTACGAAACGCATGTACATCTGGCTGATAGTAGCGGCCAAGAAAAGCGTATCCTGACCACCTCTGGAACCAGCAATCTGGGACCTGCTTGGTCACCTGACAGCAAAGCAATTGCCTATTTGTCCAATCGTGAAAACGGGATTCAGGCATGGCTTTTGACGCTTGACAGTGGGGAGGAAAAAAAGCTTACGAGATTCCGTCACGGGATCAGCTCGCTGTTCTGGTCGCCAGATGGGGACTATCTATATGGATTAGTACCGGTTCATGCGGAAAAATCAATTGTCGAAACGTTAGCTGACGACAAAACGCAACAAGAGCTGGATGAGCAGATCGCACAAGTGAACAAAGCGTGGGCTGCCGGACCCAAGCGATATGATCAATCCTACTACAAACTGGATGGCGTAGGTTTTGATAAGGGACTGAGAAGGCAATTGGTCGCGATACATCTGGCTACTGGCGATTGGAAACTGCTGACGAATGGACAGTTTGATGCCAGTGAACCCGTAATCTCTCCAGATGGATCCTACATCGCGTTTGTTGCCAATAGGGGAGAAGCACCGATCTACGGCGGGCAAATTTTGCGAGTGCCGACAGCTGGAGGGGAGCTCGAAACGCTCTACCCCGAGGCGGATGCCAAGGTTCCGGTGTACTCGCCGGATGGCAAATGGATCGCTTTCTTGGCAAATAAAGAGCACAAGCAATTATATGTGATGGACGCAACTGGCGGCCAAGCGCGTCTTCTGTCGGGGGAGTACCCGTTTTCAATGGGGGATCTTACTTTTACCGATATGTACTTTCTCCGCTATCCCATGCGACCGCAATGGTCACGTGACGGTGAATGGATCTATGCATTGAGCACGCGGGAAGGCAAGAACGAGGTTGTCCGTTTTTCCAAAGAACAGGAAGGTGCATCTTTCGAGGTTGTGGTCAAAGGTAACCGGACGATCTTTCATTTCTCATACAATGGTAATGACGGCTTGACGATCGCATATTCGAGTCCAAACCAGCCGGGGTGCATTGCGTTTGTGAATAGCAATGGAGAAGAAGTGCGACTAGATGATTGTAATGAGCAGTTGATGAGCGAGCTGATTGTAGCAGAGCCGGAAGAGTTCACCTTCAGTTCCATAGATGATTGGCAGATCCAGGGCTTTCTGTTGAAGCCAGCATCATTTACTCCAGGGGAAAAATACCCGATCCTGCTAGACATTCACGGTGGTCCACATTCCATGTTTTGCTACGCCTATTTTCATCAGATGCAGGTATTTGCCGCCCAAGGCTATGCCGTGTTGTACATCAATCCGCGAGGCAGTTCAGGATTTGGTCGTGAATTTTCCGAGGCGGTACATGGCGATTATGGTGGCAAGGATCATCAGGATCTCTTGAATGGTTTGACAGAAGCTGTACGGCGCTTTGACTTCCTGGATGGAAGCCGAGTTGCGATCAATGGCATCAGCTATGGCGGCTTCATGGTGAACTGGCTACTGACCAAAACAGATCAATTTTTTGCTGCCATATCGGAAGGATGCATTTCCAACTGGATTTCAATGTATGGCACAAGCGATATTAGTCCTGTTTTTATCGAGCAAGAGTTCGCTGGTAAAACGGATATGGAGACGCTCTGGAAACACTCTCCGTTAGCGTATGTCGACAAAGTGAGAACGCCGCTGTTACTGCTGCATTCAGAACAAGACCTGCGTTGCCCAATCGAGCAAGCGGAACAATTTTATATTTATCTCAAGCGATTGGATCGTGAGGTTGAATTCCTGCGTATGCCTGATGCCAGCCACGGATTGTTGCAAATCGGTAAACCTGCTTTGCGTATAGCACGGGTCCAGGCTATGGTTGAATTCGTTTCCGCACGGTTACCACAAGTCTGA
- a CDS encoding ABC transporter permease: MQKQEWQAPRFQLIRKIWQNRAARFSMMILFAIVILGIIGPWIAPHDPTKTYYDAFLMGPSKDHWLGTDAIGRDVLSRMLYGTRVTLMVAVMAVGITFVLGTLIGVVSAYVGGIVDNVLMRIMEVLLALPGIILALAIVAVLGPSQTNAMIAIGISSIPAFAILIRSAALTIKSSGYVEASRSIGSSNWWIITHQVIPNIFNVLIVYTTLFVGGAILETSALGFIGLGAQPPTPEWGTMLNEGKDYLSDAWWLATFPGLAITIIVFTVNILGDALRDIFDPKSQGK, translated from the coding sequence TTGCAGAAACAAGAATGGCAAGCCCCTCGGTTTCAATTAATTAGAAAGATTTGGCAAAATCGTGCAGCCCGATTCAGTATGATGATTCTATTCGCAATTGTGATTTTGGGAATTATCGGACCATGGATCGCGCCACACGATCCGACGAAAACCTATTACGATGCCTTTTTGATGGGACCTTCAAAGGATCACTGGTTGGGCACGGATGCGATTGGCAGGGATGTGCTTTCACGGATGCTGTACGGTACACGTGTTACTTTAATGGTTGCGGTCATGGCTGTCGGCATCACATTTGTGCTGGGGACCTTGATTGGTGTGGTCAGCGCCTATGTGGGCGGTATTGTTGACAACGTTTTGATGAGAATCATGGAGGTGCTGCTCGCTCTGCCAGGTATCATTCTGGCACTTGCGATCGTTGCCGTGCTCGGGCCGAGTCAGACGAATGCGATGATTGCCATCGGGATCTCCTCGATTCCGGCATTCGCAATTCTCATCAGGAGTGCAGCATTGACGATCAAATCGTCTGGGTACGTTGAAGCAAGCCGGTCGATTGGCAGCTCCAACTGGTGGATCATTACTCATCAAGTTATTCCGAATATTTTCAATGTTTTAATTGTCTATACCACACTATTCGTCGGCGGAGCCATTCTGGAGACTTCCGCATTGGGCTTTATTGGTTTGGGTGCGCAGCCGCCAACTCCTGAGTGGGGAACTATGCTGAACGAAGGTAAGGATTACCTGTCGGACGCATGGTGGCTGGCTACTTTTCCTGGTTTGGCCATTACGATCATCGTGTTCACGGTCAATATTTTGGGTGATGCCTTGCGTGATATTTTTGATCCCAAATCACAAGGCAAGTAG